In Fervidobacterium nodosum Rt17-B1, one genomic interval encodes:
- a CDS encoding DEAD/DEAH box helicase family protein has product MFLKEISETILKAIEIDIIVSFVLKSGVELLLEPLKKASSNSAKVRVLTSTYLNITEPSALVLLKDSLGDNLDLRVFKYEDKHFHPKAYIFEFTNGDGELFVGSSNISKDALTGGIEWNYRISKSANPEHFEYFKKAFFDLFENHSVLVDDKFIEQYAEKWAAKKSDSEYEGLKNLEKDIYVFESDECETNLEEMEGIEQSKSELSNLPIIPNEVQQEVLRELNNTRAEGFTKALVVLATGVGKTFLAAFDSMQFNRVFFIAHREEILKQAKSTFEKVRPTSRMGFFTSSGKDTDADIVFASVFTIGKEEYLNDDYFPPDYFDYIIIDEFHHAAAESYKKLLSYFNPKFLLGLTATPERMDGKDVFEICDYNVVYDLRLPDAINRGYLVPFHYYGIYDETDFSKIPIIDGHYKEDELEKALMLHKRADLVLQKYVKYGRKRAIGFCVSRNHAEYMADYFNKNGVNACAVYSGEQGRNALPRWEAIEKLKNREIDVIFTVDVFNEGVDIPEIEMVMFLRPTESTTVFIQQLGRGLRKAKGKKYLIVLDFIGNYKNAVLVPFILTQKEYDISLLRRELDTKKLSEVLELPKGCEVEFEFKVVDLIRKMAKELQQIEEIIFNEYLRIKEFLGHKPLRHEFYKYVEKVVYNNIRRNSKLNILRDYIAFLNNHGELDENERAICNTIAHRFINFIETTNMTKSYKMPVLLAFYNNGNPKLCVTSDDIYMSFKEFYSNPSNAVDLKMHSSTRDFETWGKDEWVKLSRKTPEHFLEQTHGEFFKRKGELFCLNEELARFFNNKAFIEHFRDAIEYRTIRYYKERIKHG; this is encoded by the coding sequence TTGTTTTTGAAAGAAATCAGCGAGACTATATTAAAGGCTATTGAGATAGATATAATTGTTTCGTTTGTTCTCAAATCAGGTGTTGAGTTGTTGCTTGAACCGTTAAAGAAAGCAAGTTCAAATAGTGCAAAAGTGCGGGTGTTAACGAGTACTTATTTGAATATAACCGAACCTTCCGCACTTGTTCTCTTGAAAGATTCTCTTGGTGACAATTTAGATTTGCGGGTCTTTAAGTATGAAGATAAACATTTTCATCCGAAAGCGTATATTTTTGAGTTCACAAATGGCGATGGAGAGCTCTTCGTTGGGTCTTCAAATATTTCCAAGGATGCTCTGACTGGTGGTATAGAGTGGAATTATAGAATTTCAAAAAGCGCAAATCCTGAACATTTTGAGTATTTCAAGAAAGCTTTCTTTGACTTGTTTGAAAATCACAGCGTCTTAGTCGATGATAAGTTCATCGAGCAATATGCTGAAAAGTGGGCAGCCAAAAAGTCTGACTCCGAGTATGAAGGTTTGAAAAATTTGGAAAAGGATATTTACGTTTTTGAGTCGGATGAATGTGAAACTAATTTGGAGGAAATGGAAGGTATTGAACAAAGTAAGTCTGAGCTGTCCAATTTACCCATCATTCCTAACGAGGTTCAGCAGGAAGTTTTGAGGGAGTTGAATAATACAAGAGCAGAAGGATTCACAAAAGCGCTTGTCGTTTTGGCTACAGGGGTTGGGAAGACTTTCCTCGCAGCATTTGATTCTATGCAATTCAACAGAGTTTTTTTCATTGCACACAGAGAGGAGATACTAAAACAAGCGAAGAGCACGTTTGAGAAAGTACGCCCAACATCTCGCATGGGCTTTTTCACCTCTTCAGGGAAAGATACAGATGCTGATATCGTTTTTGCTTCTGTGTTCACAATTGGCAAAGAAGAATATCTGAACGATGATTACTTCCCGCCGGACTATTTTGACTACATAATAATTGACGAGTTCCACCATGCTGCGGCTGAGAGTTACAAAAAGCTCTTGAGTTATTTCAATCCTAAGTTCTTGCTTGGCCTTACTGCAACACCTGAAAGAATGGATGGTAAGGATGTATTCGAAATATGCGACTACAACGTTGTGTATGATTTAAGGCTACCGGATGCCATTAATAGAGGATACTTAGTTCCTTTCCACTATTACGGAATCTATGATGAAACCGACTTTTCAAAGATTCCAATTATAGACGGTCATTACAAAGAAGACGAGCTTGAAAAAGCATTAATGCTCCATAAAAGAGCTGATTTAGTGTTGCAAAAGTATGTAAAATATGGTAGAAAGCGGGCAATAGGTTTTTGCGTTTCTCGAAACCATGCCGAATACATGGCTGATTACTTTAACAAGAACGGTGTAAATGCATGTGCCGTTTACAGCGGTGAACAAGGTAGAAATGCTCTTCCAAGATGGGAAGCTATAGAAAAACTCAAAAATAGAGAAATAGATGTGATTTTCACCGTAGACGTCTTCAATGAAGGTGTCGATATTCCTGAGATAGAAATGGTCATGTTCCTAAGACCTACAGAATCTACTACCGTTTTCATCCAGCAACTTGGGAGAGGTTTGAGAAAAGCTAAAGGTAAGAAATACTTGATAGTGCTCGATTTTATAGGCAACTATAAGAATGCTGTTCTTGTTCCGTTTATACTTACACAGAAAGAGTACGATATTAGCTTGCTGAGAAGAGAACTTGATACAAAAAAACTAAGCGAAGTACTGGAACTCCCCAAAGGTTGCGAAGTTGAATTTGAATTCAAAGTTGTTGACCTCATTAGGAAGATGGCAAAAGAATTGCAGCAGATAGAAGAAATCATCTTTAACGAGTATCTTAGAATAAAGGAATTCTTGGGTCACAAGCCTTTGAGGCACGAGTTCTATAAATATGTAGAAAAAGTTGTATATAACAACATACGTAGAAACTCGAAACTGAACATCCTGAGAGATTATATTGCGTTTCTTAACAACCACGGAGAGCTCGATGAAAATGAAAGAGCTATTTGCAATACTATTGCTCATAGGTTTATAAACTTCATAGAGACTACTAATATGACAAAAAGTTATAAAATGCCAGTTTTACTTGCGTTTTATAACAATGGAAACCCGAAATTATGCGTAACTTCAGATGATATTTATATGAGCTTTAAGGAATTTTATTCCAATCCATCCAATGCTGTCGACTTAAAAATGCACAGCTCCACGAGAGATTTTGAAACATGGGGAAAAGATGAATGGGTGAAGCTTTCAAGAAAGACCCCTGAGCATTTTCTTGAGCAAACACACGGAGAATTCTTCAAGAGAAAAGGTGAGCTGTTTTGCCTGAATGAAGAACTTGCGAGGTTCTTTAATAATAAAGCATTTATAGAACACTTTAGAGATGCAATTGAGTACAGGACAATAAGGTACTACAAGGAGAGGATAAAGCATGGATAG
- a CDS encoding class I SAM-dependent methyltransferase produces MDRTLDYYNKNAKKFFEDTINVDMSFLYQMFLKYIPARGKILDLGSGSGRDTKYFLERGFSVVATDASPEMVKISTEYTGIQTLHMSFDELNFVEEFDGVWACASLLHVKRSEIDDILYKIRRALKPNGILYASFKYGNKEEYREDGRYFNYYDEDAFSELLKNHPYFKLLETAITTDVRKDRANEKWLNVILKRV; encoded by the coding sequence ATGGATAGAACGCTGGATTATTACAATAAGAACGCGAAGAAGTTTTTCGAGGATACAATAAACGTCGATATGAGCTTTTTGTATCAGATGTTCTTAAAATACATCCCAGCCAGAGGGAAGATTCTTGATTTGGGTTCTGGTTCGGGAAGGGATACAAAATACTTTCTGGAACGAGGTTTTTCTGTTGTTGCTACTGACGCTTCGCCTGAGATGGTAAAGATATCGACCGAATACACAGGAATCCAAACACTTCACATGAGTTTTGATGAGCTGAACTTTGTTGAAGAATTTGATGGTGTCTGGGCTTGTGCATCGCTTTTGCATGTTAAGAGAAGCGAAATAGATGATATCCTATACAAGATACGCCGAGCACTCAAGCCTAATGGAATACTCTATGCTTCTTTCAAATACGGTAACAAAGAAGAATACAGAGAAGATGGAAGGTATTTCAACTACTACGACGAAGATGCTTTTTCTGAATTGCTGAAAAATCATCCATACTTCAAGCTCTTAGAAACCGCAATCACAACAGATGTAAGAAAAGACAGGGCGAACGAAAAGTGGTTGAATGTGATATTGAAAAGAGTATAA
- a CDS encoding RNA-guided endonuclease InsQ/TnpB family protein has translation MTKAERIRQAIQQTKQRHKEQVPVVYELKVNLNSLSKADRKNLIALFSEAKWLYNHIVADIDNRLKYESYKLSEVEVKVGDKFETRPIINLSSQMKQSIVERIQRNLYALHSSKEKGNKVGALKFKREVNSIPLKQYGKTFKFTNEQKTKVKLQGFNKPIRVLGGHQIPEDAEIAKAELVRKASGIYLHVTCYIGKEDFLKVWQNRVNRKQIVKRREWKTFNQAAAIDFKPTGVVLSNGLKIEWKIEETPRLKRLQRTLSCKKKGSRNRQKVKQKVRKEYEHIVNVRQDVVNKVISLLYRYDTLIYQDDNIQAWHKGSFGKSIQTSAVGMIKRGLRDSLRVSTVLIDRFQPTTKTCSRCGNVQSLELSDRVYKCPACGSELDRDLNATYNMLKFVGLDRSEVKPVEHETAVKIFGANPKVLISFVQ, from the coding sequence ATGACAAAAGCCGAGAGAATTAGGCAAGCTATCCAACAAACTAAACAAAGACATAAAGAGCAAGTTCCAGTGGTCTATGAACTGAAAGTAAATCTCAACTCGCTATCTAAGGCAGATAGAAAGAATCTGATTGCCTTGTTCTCTGAAGCTAAGTGGTTGTACAATCACATTGTAGCTGATATTGACAATAGGCTCAAATATGAATCATATAAACTGTCAGAAGTTGAAGTCAAAGTAGGGGATAAGTTTGAAACAAGACCAATCATTAATCTATCTTCTCAAATGAAACAGTCCATAGTAGAAAGAATTCAGAGGAACTTGTACGCATTACACAGCTCGAAAGAGAAAGGTAATAAAGTAGGTGCTCTGAAGTTTAAAAGAGAAGTAAACAGCATACCACTTAAACAATACGGGAAGACTTTTAAATTTACGAACGAGCAGAAAACGAAAGTTAAATTACAAGGGTTCAACAAACCAATTCGTGTACTCGGAGGTCACCAGATACCAGAGGATGCCGAAATTGCAAAAGCAGAGCTTGTGAGAAAAGCAAGTGGGATATACCTGCATGTGACATGCTACATTGGCAAAGAAGATTTCCTAAAGGTTTGGCAAAACAGAGTTAATCGCAAGCAAATAGTCAAACGACGGGAGTGGAAAACATTTAATCAAGCAGCAGCAATAGATTTCAAACCAACGGGAGTAGTTCTTTCCAATGGATTGAAAATAGAATGGAAGATAGAAGAAACACCAAGACTGAAAAGGTTGCAGCGGACATTATCATGCAAGAAGAAGGGTTCAAGAAATAGGCAAAAAGTCAAACAAAAGGTTAGGAAAGAATATGAACATATAGTAAACGTAAGGCAGGATGTAGTTAATAAAGTAATCTCATTGCTATACAGGTACGATACACTAATCTACCAAGACGATAACATCCAGGCATGGCACAAGGGGAGTTTTGGCAAATCAATACAAACGAGTGCAGTAGGGATGATAAAGCGAGGACTGAGGGACAGCCTTCGAGTCTCTACTGTACTCATAGATAGATTCCAACCTACCACGAAGACTTGCAGCCGGTGTGGCAACGTACAGAGCTTAGAACTCTCTGACAGAGTATACAAATGTCCTGCTTGTGGCAGTGAACTGGATCGTGACTTAAACGCAACCTATAATATGCTGAAGTTCGTAGGGCTGGACCGGTCCGAAGTAAAGCCTGTGGAGCACGAGACCGCTGTCAAGATTTTTGGGGCCAACCCAAAGGTCTTGATAAGTTTCGTGCAATGA
- a CDS encoding IS110 family transposase, producing the protein MDSKVFSVFVGIDVSNGNFNACVIHNPNSIIFEKDFEISNQGFSSFAESLSSFPKDSIVLTLESTACNQVNLLSFLVKDFSCVAFKPLNVKDSPCDSFRKTENEKSHAYSIACTLFYFQEQLSSSSFLDTEFRDVVIERERVIQEISESKSEIKQLLIVLFPELERFTNIYSDSTLEFLLSFPSAKAIQKTSLEALKAYYSEAIGREPNISPVFLKELADNSIAQYWPLNEKLLIHEIERLRLYQQQLKEYEGILTQFCECYSIDVSNLNNNG; encoded by the coding sequence ATGGATAGTAAAGTTTTTTCTGTTTTCGTAGGTATTGATGTTTCCAATGGTAACTTTAATGCCTGCGTAATTCACAATCCCAATTCCATCATCTTTGAGAAAGATTTTGAGATATCTAACCAAGGTTTTTCCTCATTTGCTGAAAGTCTTTCTTCTTTTCCCAAAGACTCCATCGTTTTAACATTAGAATCTACTGCGTGCAACCAAGTCAATTTGCTTTCGTTCCTTGTTAAAGATTTCTCTTGCGTTGCCTTTAAACCTTTGAATGTTAAAGATTCTCCTTGTGATTCTTTTAGAAAGACCGAGAACGAGAAATCCCATGCTTACTCTATTGCTTGTACTTTGTTTTATTTTCAAGAACAACTTTCTTCTTCCTCATTCCTTGATACTGAGTTTCGTGATGTTGTTATAGAACGTGAGAGAGTTATCCAAGAGATTTCAGAATCCAAGAGTGAGATCAAACAACTTCTTATTGTCCTTTTCCCTGAACTCGAAAGGTTTACTAATATCTACAGTGATTCTACTTTAGAATTTCTTCTCTCTTTTCCTTCTGCTAAAGCAATACAGAAAACTTCTCTCGAAGCCTTAAAAGCTTATTATTCAGAAGCTATCGGCAGGGAACCAAATATTTCTCCAGTCTTTCTAAAAGAACTCGCAGATAACTCTATTGCTCAGTACTGGCCCTTGAACGAGAAGTTACTCATCCACGAAATTGAAAGACTCAGATTATACCAACAACAACTTAAAGAATACGAAGGGATACTTACCCAATTTTGCGAGTGTTATTCAATTGATGTGAGCAATTTAAATAATAATGGCTGA
- a CDS encoding IS3 family transposase, whose protein sequence is MCEIANISINAYYRAINKKDKDKELKERIKEIYFKHNRTYGYRRITMELRNEGMMINHKKVYRIMKDMDYVHG, encoded by the coding sequence TTGTGTGAAATAGCAAACATATCAATAAATGCATATTACCGAGCGATAAATAAGAAAGACAAAGATAAGGAACTAAAAGAAAGGATAAAGGAGATATACTTCAAGCACAATAGAACATACGGATACAGAAGAATAACAATGGAGCTAAGAAACGAAGGGATGATGATAAACCATAAAAAGGTATACAGAATAATGAAAGATATGGACTATGTGCACGGATAA
- a CDS encoding DDE-type integrase/transposase/recombinase, with protein sequence MNNSTLSCPKCGSTSLYKNGHDKYGNQQFLCKLCHHSFKLSHSQKRKNFPFPYPKCTSCGKSMQIYKVRRSFVVFRCRACRTKDRVPFNLPEPVTLIPEKFKYFRFPIFFVLKAFVLYMKHNMSYRSLAHSLNIKVSHVTIYKWVIKLCTLFSVLFPTFTIENVFSVHADETVLVFKEQKYYVWLLVDHETNLILCWHVSKYRDMGQVKVLLEKFFGNSKPRNIELITDGLGAYESAVKLLFRNINHVVVPLGKNNQCESKFSLLKDFFRLKRGLKNTKNLAKYIQGFCVVKNLWKTHNGNINRILSQLHSFITTS encoded by the coding sequence ATGAACAACTCAACGCTCTCTTGTCCAAAATGCGGTTCCACCAGCTTATACAAAAACGGTCATGACAAATACGGTAACCAACAATTCCTTTGCAAACTCTGCCATCATTCTTTCAAACTCTCCCATTCTCAAAAACGCAAAAACTTCCCTTTCCCTTATCCCAAATGCACTTCTTGTGGTAAATCTATGCAAATTTACAAAGTCCGTCGCTCTTTCGTTGTCTTCCGTTGTAGAGCTTGTCGTACCAAAGATAGAGTACCTTTTAACCTCCCCGAACCAGTCACCCTTATTCCTGAGAAATTTAAATATTTCCGCTTCCCTATCTTTTTCGTCTTAAAGGCTTTTGTTTTGTATATGAAACACAATATGTCTTATCGCTCTCTTGCTCATTCTCTTAATATCAAAGTATCTCATGTCACCATATACAAATGGGTTATTAAATTGTGTACTTTATTCTCTGTACTTTTTCCAACATTTACCATCGAAAATGTTTTCTCAGTTCATGCTGATGAAACTGTTCTTGTGTTCAAAGAACAAAAGTACTATGTTTGGCTATTAGTTGATCACGAAACTAACTTAATTCTTTGTTGGCATGTCTCAAAGTATCGTGATATGGGACAAGTCAAAGTATTGCTCGAGAAGTTCTTTGGTAATTCAAAACCTAGAAACATTGAACTTATTACTGATGGACTTGGTGCATATGAAAGTGCAGTAAAGCTGTTGTTCAGAAATATCAATCACGTAGTGGTACCGCTCGGTAAAAACAATCAATGTGAATCTAAGTTTTCATTGTTGAAAGACTTTTTCCGACTCAAGCGAGGGCTGAAGAATACGAAGAACTTAGCGAAATATATTCAAGGATTTTGTGTAGTGAAGAATCTTTGGAAAACGCACAATGGCAATATCAATCGCATTCTTTCACAATTACACTCTTTCATCACTACAAGTTAA
- a CDS encoding tetratricopeptide repeat protein yields the protein MAIKVLVYLPIKVDVAKRLNLPVKLPVLAEDLPLITDQDNIPLDVILRGLEEQYKVEKSDYWLSYLVYFYYEKFKVLLNEKNYAEAEEILKKVKELHYDYRYHFYNALLQAKMGNYEFAEIEFKQALTLNPDFALAYYELGNVLFAEKDYEDAIEAYRKAYEKDPNFLLPLLKIGDTYMELGQLDDAEMFYKSIIARDKLHQYATKEGLEIEPMPEAYLRLGVLYNLRQQYEKAEEIFKLGLSTGKKAEITYNLAYTLTKLGKHMEAYKILLDLSKEVQTPEVLNELGILQRRLGLYEEAYETFKKIEEHFPENFERIQFYVGKKDFESEYINEMKKAESVLEKVKFPFEKELEIIIESTDDDGNILIDKFAEITKINIQPFDNHNPNFENFPYILSGMYIAGTDPIIMEKNATILTIATIGTGLPLACTTTILRLYQYILSNESNVDHFIEDIHPEIDELHFDFSKQLLQLLNQPLDNFFDAEITNYAEFTLNLVKAIGYFPTKEEIKNIKNEMLRKTVGFFVEIMDKIRKA from the coding sequence TTGGCTATAAAAGTACTTGTTTATTTACCAATCAAAGTTGATGTGGCAAAACGATTGAACTTACCTGTTAAATTACCAGTTTTAGCGGAAGATTTGCCATTAATAACTGACCAAGATAACATTCCACTCGATGTTATACTCAGAGGCTTAGAAGAACAGTACAAGGTTGAGAAAAGTGACTATTGGTTATCTTACCTTGTATATTTTTACTATGAAAAATTCAAAGTTTTGCTAAACGAAAAAAATTACGCAGAAGCTGAAGAAATACTAAAAAAAGTAAAAGAACTCCATTACGACTATCGTTACCATTTCTACAACGCATTACTCCAAGCAAAAATGGGGAACTATGAATTCGCTGAAATCGAATTCAAACAAGCTTTAACACTTAACCCAGACTTTGCCTTAGCTTACTATGAACTAGGTAACGTACTATTCGCAGAAAAAGATTACGAAGATGCAATAGAAGCGTACAGAAAAGCTTACGAAAAAGACCCAAACTTCTTATTGCCTCTATTGAAAATAGGCGATACTTACATGGAGCTCGGTCAACTTGACGATGCGGAGATGTTTTACAAATCCATAATCGCACGCGACAAACTGCACCAGTATGCAACAAAAGAAGGGCTCGAAATCGAACCCATGCCAGAGGCATACCTCAGATTAGGTGTTTTATACAACCTTAGGCAACAATACGAAAAAGCCGAAGAAATATTCAAATTGGGACTTAGCACCGGTAAAAAAGCTGAGATTACCTACAATCTCGCTTATACACTTACAAAATTGGGCAAACATATGGAAGCTTACAAAATATTATTGGATTTATCAAAAGAAGTCCAGACACCAGAAGTCTTAAACGAACTTGGCATACTCCAAAGAAGACTTGGACTTTACGAAGAAGCATACGAAACATTCAAAAAAATAGAAGAACACTTCCCAGAAAATTTTGAAAGGATACAATTTTACGTTGGCAAGAAAGACTTTGAAAGTGAATACATCAACGAAATGAAAAAGGCGGAAAGTGTCTTAGAAAAAGTGAAATTCCCATTTGAAAAAGAATTGGAAATAATCATAGAATCAACGGACGATGATGGAAATATATTGATAGACAAATTCGCTGAAATTACAAAAATAAACATTCAACCATTCGATAATCACAACCCAAACTTTGAAAACTTCCCGTACATACTCTCAGGAATGTACATAGCGGGTACAGACCCAATTATAATGGAAAAGAACGCAACGATATTAACAATTGCGACAATAGGTACAGGACTTCCATTAGCTTGTACAACTACCATTCTAAGACTTTACCAATACATACTCTCTAACGAAAGCAACGTTGACCATTTTATAGAAGACATCCATCCGGAAATTGATGAACTACACTTCGACTTTTCTAAGCAATTGCTTCAACTACTCAATCAACCGTTGGATAACTTCTTCGATGCAGAAATCACAAATTACGCTGAATTCACACTCAACCTCGTAAAAGCCATTGGATACTTTCCAACAAAAGAAGAGATTAAGAACATAAAAAACGAAATGCTCAGAAAAACTGTCGGATTTTTCGTTGAAATAATGGATAAAATAAGAAAAGCATAA
- a CDS encoding MFS transporter — translation MVSLDSVIEQKIAPNYQKKMLFITSLMWMFDAAGVLVLSFTLPNISKEWNLSVSTSANVISSTFVGMLIGALSVGIVSDMFGRKLSNILYFLFTVIFTALLGFTKDVGTFIVLRLLAGIGYGGLMPSVNAYMAEFTGRGLRGAYLVLLEASWAIGSIIIGLISVLTVGVSWRISYYVFLIGILLLPMLFKLPESPRFVFKKSGKEKLEKVFSIKIEDNIEPIPESKVGVIDILKGAYFKRTVMIWIQWFTVSFVYYTLFSWAPKIFAQQGLSATKSLWFTFFMMVAQLPGYLSAAYFIEKIGRKKSLVVYTLGMAITSIIWAFVSSTVQLVIVALLLSFFTLGVWGLVYAYTPELYPTAMRGTGNGMAGVIARIAGILAPQYGGFMLANNKSFLEIFGYLALLSIISSIIAGIMGVETKQKDIF, via the coding sequence GTGGTAAGTTTAGACAGTGTAATAGAACAAAAGATCGCGCCTAACTATCAAAAGAAAATGCTTTTTATTACTTCTCTGATGTGGATGTTTGACGCAGCGGGAGTTTTGGTTTTGTCTTTTACTTTACCGAATATATCGAAAGAATGGAATTTATCGGTTTCAACTTCTGCTAATGTTATCAGCTCCACATTCGTTGGTATGCTTATAGGTGCACTGAGTGTTGGAATAGTTTCTGATATGTTTGGTAGGAAGCTTTCCAATATTCTTTATTTCTTATTTACTGTTATTTTCACAGCGTTGCTGGGGTTTACAAAAGATGTTGGCACTTTTATTGTACTTCGTTTGTTGGCAGGTATCGGTTACGGTGGCCTTATGCCATCTGTGAATGCTTATATGGCTGAATTTACAGGTAGGGGATTAAGAGGGGCGTACCTGGTTCTTCTTGAAGCTAGCTGGGCTATTGGAAGTATAATCATTGGATTGATTTCTGTTTTAACGGTTGGTGTTAGTTGGAGGATAAGTTACTATGTTTTCTTGATAGGTATTTTGTTGCTTCCAATGTTGTTTAAACTTCCCGAATCACCGAGGTTTGTTTTCAAAAAGTCTGGTAAAGAAAAGCTAGAAAAGGTGTTTTCGATTAAAATAGAAGATAACATAGAGCCTATTCCCGAATCGAAAGTAGGTGTAATTGATATACTTAAGGGTGCTTATTTTAAACGTACTGTAATGATATGGATTCAATGGTTTACGGTGAGTTTTGTTTACTATACGCTATTTTCATGGGCGCCTAAGATATTCGCTCAGCAGGGACTAAGTGCGACTAAATCTCTGTGGTTTACTTTCTTTATGATGGTTGCACAACTTCCAGGATATCTTTCTGCGGCTTATTTTATAGAGAAGATTGGAAGGAAAAAATCTTTGGTTGTTTACACGCTCGGTATGGCTATTACTTCTATTATATGGGCATTCGTTAGTTCGACGGTTCAATTGGTAATTGTTGCTTTACTTTTATCGTTCTTCACGTTGGGCGTTTGGGGGTTAGTTTACGCATACACACCAGAACTTTATCCAACAGCGATGAGGGGAACTGGGAATGGCATGGCGGGGGTTATAGCAAGGATTGCAGGTATATTGGCTCCTCAGTACGGTGGTTTTATGCTCGCCAATAATAAATCGTTCCTTGAGATTTTTGGTTACCTTGCTTTACTTTCTATTATCTCATCAATTATCGCAGGGATAATGGGCGTTGAAACAAAACAGAAAGATATATTTTAA
- the ribD gene encoding bifunctional diaminohydroxyphosphoribosylaminopyrimidine deaminase/5-amino-6-(5-phosphoribosylamino)uracil reductase RibD: MIFLNEDKVHERFMKLAIVIAKKGIGFVNPNPPVGAVIVKDGKILSMGYHKYYGGYHAERDAILSALNAGIDISGSTMYVTLEPCDHYGKTPPCTDLIIQSGIKEVYIACTDPNPISGNGAEKLRKNGVDVHIGLLEEEARELAKFFFKSVETGIPYVTLKYAATLDGKIADVNGNSKWITDELRKVVHKLRSEHMAVLVGAGTVIKDNPTLNVRFLKSKKRNPIKVVLDKRGVIFEKIKDLNVFQGEKVIVFTEKQVSAPELNGVNGVKIFNVLEPIEILKTLYKEERVDSVLVEGGSEIFSQFLPFADEIYGFYGLKALGKGKGIFENIVNFIDSPFDFSIKHFKVSKNKKEFLVVMKRCSQG, from the coding sequence GTGATTTTTCTGAACGAAGATAAGGTTCATGAAAGATTTATGAAACTTGCCATAGTTATTGCAAAGAAAGGTATTGGGTTTGTAAATCCTAACCCACCTGTTGGTGCCGTTATTGTTAAAGACGGTAAGATTTTGAGTATGGGATATCACAAATACTATGGTGGGTACCATGCTGAAAGGGATGCGATATTGTCTGCTTTAAACGCAGGGATTGATATTTCCGGTTCAACTATGTACGTAACTCTTGAACCGTGCGACCACTATGGCAAGACACCACCGTGTACCGATTTGATAATTCAGTCTGGAATAAAGGAGGTTTACATAGCTTGCACGGACCCTAATCCAATTAGTGGAAACGGTGCTGAGAAATTGCGAAAAAATGGTGTGGATGTGCACATCGGCTTACTCGAGGAAGAAGCGAGAGAATTGGCAAAGTTCTTTTTTAAGTCCGTTGAGACTGGGATTCCATATGTTACGTTAAAATACGCTGCTACGCTTGATGGGAAAATCGCGGATGTTAACGGAAACTCTAAATGGATTACAGATGAGTTGAGGAAGGTTGTTCACAAATTGAGAAGTGAACATATGGCGGTTTTAGTGGGCGCAGGTACGGTTATTAAAGATAATCCGACGCTCAACGTTAGGTTTTTAAAAAGCAAGAAGAGGAATCCTATAAAAGTTGTGCTTGATAAAAGAGGTGTTATTTTTGAAAAGATAAAAGATTTGAACGTATTTCAAGGCGAAAAGGTGATTGTTTTTACGGAAAAGCAAGTGAGTGCTCCTGAGCTCAATGGAGTGAATGGAGTGAAGATATTTAATGTTTTGGAACCGATTGAGATTCTTAAGACACTTTACAAGGAAGAACGTGTAGATTCTGTGCTAGTAGAAGGTGGGAGCGAGATTTTCAGCCAATTTTTGCCCTTTGCCGATGAGATTTATGGTTTTTACGGATTGAAAGCTTTGGGTAAAGGTAAAGGTATTTTTGAAAATATAGTGAATTTTATAGATTCCCCTTTCGATTTTTCGATTAAGCATTTTAAAGTTTCGAAGAATAAGAAAGAATTCTTGGTGGTGATGAAGAGATGTTCACAGGGATAA